One genomic window of Streptobacillus felis includes the following:
- the priA gene encoding primosomal protein N': MFYQIYVKKHINTYTYESDFPLTIGSFVEINFKNKDVVGVVIRESKKEEIGNFKIKKINRCLDDIVDVPESILKIAKFINSYYITDFHASFKLLGPYEKMSKKKLEEIEKKETIIKNDAILNKDQQKAFDEIVNSDEKHFLLYGITGSGKTEIYIKLIEEALMKDKSSIFLLPEISLSSQMVKRIKKVFGDNVSLVHSKMTSTNKLKEWYNIYSGNVKVILGTRSALFAPVKNLGYIIIDEEHENAYKQEDNARYHARNVAIKRAMEEGAKVVLGSATPSFESYYLAKNNFFKLVKINNRYNNSELPDIEIVDLSNEKSLLSEKLLLNIKEVISKGEQVILILNRKSHSVLVKCKDCSTKISCPRCSLNLRYSKSKNILECSHCEYRRKMYDVCPNCKSEKLEYLGIGIEKIEEELANLFGNENILRMDSSTMTSQKDFDKAYKEFSENKYQIAIGTQILAKGFHFPNVTLVGVINTDQILSLSDFRVGEKTFQLVTQSAGRAGRGDKKGKVILQSYVPDSKLIQSIVSNNFDEYFQYDLELRRFLNLPPFSRMIKIIVSDKKEARSYKKISEIYEELLGNFENISHIEKAPIYKLNDDYRYNIFIKTNKAEIDLNKKLLIKIKSLSTSTTRVLVDVDPITLY, from the coding sequence ATGTTTTATCAAATATATGTTAAAAAACACATAAATACATATACTTATGAATCAGATTTCCCTCTAACTATTGGTTCTTTTGTTGAAATCAATTTTAAAAATAAGGATGTAGTTGGAGTAGTAATTAGAGAAAGTAAAAAAGAAGAAATAGGAAACTTCAAAATAAAAAAAATAAATAGATGTTTAGACGATATAGTTGATGTTCCAGAAAGTATATTGAAAATAGCAAAATTTATTAATTCATACTATATTACAGATTTTCATGCTAGTTTTAAATTATTAGGTCCTTATGAAAAAATGAGTAAGAAAAAATTAGAAGAAATAGAGAAAAAAGAAACTATAATAAAAAATGATGCAATATTAAATAAAGATCAACAAAAAGCATTTGATGAAATTGTAAATAGTGATGAAAAACATTTCCTTTTATATGGTATTACAGGAAGTGGAAAAACTGAAATATATATTAAATTAATAGAAGAAGCATTAATGAAAGATAAATCAAGTATATTTCTTTTACCTGAAATATCTTTAAGTTCTCAAATGGTAAAACGTATAAAAAAAGTTTTTGGAGATAATGTAAGTCTAGTACATAGTAAAATGACTAGTACAAATAAGCTTAAAGAATGGTATAATATATACTCAGGTAATGTGAAAGTAATATTAGGAACAAGGTCTGCATTATTTGCTCCTGTTAAGAATTTAGGATATATAATAATAGATGAAGAACATGAAAATGCATATAAGCAAGAGGATAATGCTAGATATCATGCAAGAAATGTAGCTATAAAAAGAGCTATGGAAGAAGGAGCTAAGGTTGTTTTAGGTAGCGCAACTCCTTCATTTGAAAGCTATTATCTTGCAAAAAATAACTTTTTTAAATTAGTAAAGATTAATAATAGGTATAATAATTCTGAATTACCAGATATAGAAATAGTAGATTTATCAAATGAGAAATCACTATTATCTGAAAAACTATTATTAAATATTAAAGAGGTAATATCAAAGGGAGAACAGGTAATATTAATATTAAATAGAAAGTCTCACTCAGTATTAGTAAAATGTAAAGATTGTTCTACGAAAATTTCTTGTCCTAGATGTAGTCTTAATCTAAGATATTCTAAGTCAAAAAATATTTTAGAATGTTCTCACTGTGAATATAGGAGAAAAATGTATGATGTTTGTCCTAATTGTAAGAGCGAGAAGTTAGAATACTTAGGTATAGGTATAGAAAAAATTGAAGAAGAATTAGCTAACCTTTTTGGAAATGAAAATATTTTAAGAATGGATTCAAGTACTATGACTAGTCAAAAAGATTTTGATAAGGCATATAAGGAATTTAGTGAAAATAAATATCAAATTGCTATAGGTACTCAAATTCTTGCAAAGGGATTTCATTTTCCTAATGTAACTTTAGTTGGAGTTATAAATACTGATCAAATATTATCTTTAAGTGATTTTAGAGTTGGGGAGAAAACTTTTCAACTTGTAACACAATCAGCTGGTAGAGCAGGTAGAGGAGATAAAAAAGGTAAAGTAATTCTACAAAGTTATGTTCCTGATTCTAAATTAATACAATCAATAGTCTCAAATAATTTTGATGAATATTTTCAATATGATTTAGAATTAAGGAGATTTTTGAATTTGCCTCCATTTAGTAGGATGATAAAGATAATAGTATCTGATAAGAAGGAAGCAAGATCATATAAGAAAATTAGTGAAATATATGAAGAATTATTAGGTAATTTTGAAAATATATCTCATATAGAGAAAGCACCTATATATAAATTAAATGATGATTATAGATACAATATATTTATTAAAACTAACAAGGCAGAGATTGATTTAAATAAAAAACTATTAATTAAAATTAAATCATTAAGCACAAGTACAACAAGAGTTTTAGTAGATGTAGACCCTATAACCCTATATTAG
- the def gene encoding peptide deformylase: MKIYVYEAPILRKKSENVTEFNDELRKTLDEMVETMRSAKGIGLAANQVGIDKRFFVLEIEDEIYKVVNPEIIKFGDDIVEFEEGCLSIPGIYKKVLRPDTILVRYQDENGNLIEKELNDVPSRAFQHEFDHLEGVLFIDKISPMSRNLIRKKLELMKKNSRPREF, from the coding sequence ATGAAAATATATGTATATGAAGCACCTATTTTAAGAAAAAAATCTGAAAATGTAACAGAATTTAATGATGAATTAAGAAAAACTTTAGATGAAATGGTAGAAACTATGAGAAGTGCAAAAGGGATAGGACTTGCTGCCAACCAAGTTGGTATAGATAAGAGATTTTTTGTACTTGAAATTGAAGATGAAATATATAAAGTAGTTAATCCAGAAATAATAAAATTTGGTGATGATATAGTCGAATTTGAAGAAGGATGTTTAAGTATACCAGGTATATATAAGAAGGTATTAAGACCTGATACTATTTTAGTTAGATACCAAGATGAAAATGGTAATTTAATAGAAAAAGAACTAAATGATGTACCTTCTCGTGCTTTTCAACATGAATTTGATCATTTAGAAGGAGTTTTATTTATAGATAAAATAAGTCCTATGAGTAGAAATCTTATAAGAAAAAAATTAGAATTAATGAAAAAAAATAGTAGACCAAGAGAATTTTAG